From a single Phalacrocorax aristotelis chromosome 1, bGulAri2.1, whole genome shotgun sequence genomic region:
- the LOC142054747 gene encoding late histone H2A.2.2-like, which translates to MSGAEEVCTMPECEREPEATCSGGPTNISEAKAKKSRSSRSSRAGLLFPVSRVDRQLRRGHFAERFGAKAPVYLAAVLQWVTQKTMDVAGKISKKSKQQRISPSHLQMAMQKSSVLKQLLRGGAPRRRGRAVPQRQPVASPSNKKVTTTSKKRCPTQRAAPACGTAAIK; encoded by the coding sequence ATgtctggagcagaggaggtCTGCACAATGCCTGAGTGTGAGAGGGAGCCTGAAGCAACATGTTCTGGGGGCCCCACCAACATCAGTGAAGCAAAGGCCAAAAAGAGCCGCTCCTCCAGGTCCTCCCGGGCTGGGCTGCTCTTTCCTGTGAGCCGTGTAGACAGGCAGCTGCGCAGAGGCCACTTTGCTGAGCGCTTTGGAGCCAAGGCCCCCGTCTAcctggctgcagtgctgcagtggGTGACACAAAAGACCATGGATGTGGCTGGCAAGATTTCCAAGAAGAGCAAGCAGCAGCGCATTTCTCCATCGCACTTGCAGATGGCTATGCAAAAGAGCTCTGTGCTCAAGCAGCTCCTGCGAGGTGGTGCACCCAGGCGCCGTGGCAGGGCTGTCCCACAAAGGCAGCCCGTGGCCTCACCATCCAACAAGAAGGTGACAACCACAAGTAAGAAGAGATGTCCCACACAAAGGGCTGCACCTGCCTGTGGCACTGCTGCTATTAAGTGA